Proteins encoded by one window of Candidatus Stoquefichus sp. SB1:
- a CDS encoding TrmH family RNA methyltransferase codes for MKLYKKGDDTTYTLGVFPTIELLKTKPQQVVRVVVHSSIEKNKGYPLIQKLCQQNHIPIDIHDKTIEKLSPKSNCFAIGVFKIYSDELTEGNHVVLVNPMDMGNIGTIMRTMLGFGYLNLVIIRPAADIFDPKVIRASMGSLFHLNIVYYDDFQTYYQQYYHHEFYPFMLKGAQNIHSVSTSHLHSLIFGNESSGLDDCYLEYGQSVFIPHSQQIDSLNLSMALGLALFHFSKEEFKRKEVLREDV; via the coding sequence ATGAAATTATATAAAAAAGGTGATGATACAACCTACACTTTAGGAGTTTTTCCAACCATTGAATTATTAAAAACAAAACCTCAGCAAGTTGTTCGTGTTGTTGTTCACTCTTCAATAGAAAAAAATAAAGGTTATCCACTCATTCAAAAATTGTGTCAGCAAAATCATATTCCCATTGATATTCATGATAAAACCATTGAAAAACTAAGTCCAAAAAGTAATTGTTTTGCAATTGGTGTTTTTAAAATATATTCTGATGAATTAACAGAAGGCAATCATGTTGTTCTTGTTAATCCCATGGATATGGGGAATATAGGGACTATCATGCGAACGATGTTAGGGTTTGGTTATTTAAATTTAGTTATTATTAGACCTGCTGCTGATATTTTTGATCCTAAAGTGATACGAGCTTCTATGGGTTCTTTATTTCATTTAAATATTGTTTATTATGATGATTTTCAGACCTATTATCAGCAATATTATCATCATGAATTTTATCCGTTTATGTTAAAGGGTGCTCAAAATATTCATTCTGTTTCAACTTCTCATTTACATTCTTTAATTTTTGGTAATGAGAGTAGTGGCTTAGATGATTGTTATTTAGAGTATGGCCAAAGTGTTTTTATACCCCATAGTCAACAAATTGATTCATTAAATTTATCTATGGCATTGGGGTTAGCATTATTTCATTTTTCTAAAGAAGAATTTAAAAGGAAAGAGGTATTAAGAGAAGATGTATAA
- a CDS encoding MalY/PatB family protein, translated as MYNFDKVINRRGTNSIKYDREKAQNPKIVPMWVADMDFETLPEVKDALMKRAQYGIFGYAAPTDSYYHSIMKWMKERHDFIIEKEWIVPTPGVVAALKLAVRTYTQLEDKVMIMKPVYYPFDASIQLNGRTVVECPLVLKDDHYVCDFDLFEKQIVDNQVKLFILCNPHNPIGKVWTKDELYQIGTICKKHHVYVISDEIHMDFIYKGAKHISFYQVDESFKDFTIICTAPSKTFNLAALQTSNIVIADEQMREAFVKEKLLSGMSDPNIFGMDACEAAYTYGAKWVDELLDYLQGNIDFMKNFFAKRLPEIKVIDPQGLYLVWVDMRSLGMNHDELEDFMLNKAYLWLDEGYIFGTGGDGFERFNVACPRSILQQALEQLETAIHERA; from the coding sequence ATGTATAATTTTGATAAAGTCATTAATAGAAGAGGAACAAATAGTATTAAGTATGATCGTGAAAAAGCCCAAAATCCTAAAATTGTTCCTATGTGGGTAGCAGATATGGATTTTGAAACACTTCCTGAAGTTAAGGATGCACTTATGAAACGTGCCCAATATGGCATTTTTGGTTATGCTGCACCAACTGATAGTTATTATCATTCTATTATGAAATGGATGAAGGAAAGACATGATTTTATAATAGAAAAAGAATGGATTGTACCAACTCCTGGAGTGGTTGCAGCCTTGAAACTGGCAGTCCGTACTTATACACAATTAGAAGATAAAGTGATGATTATGAAACCAGTTTATTATCCTTTTGATGCCTCTATTCAATTAAATGGGAGAACAGTTGTAGAATGTCCATTGGTTTTAAAAGATGATCATTATGTATGTGATTTTGATTTGTTTGAAAAACAAATTGTTGATAATCAGGTGAAATTATTTATTTTATGTAATCCTCATAATCCAATTGGTAAGGTTTGGACAAAGGATGAATTATATCAAATAGGAACAATTTGTAAAAAACATCATGTTTATGTGATTAGTGATGAAATTCATATGGATTTTATTTACAAAGGAGCTAAACATATTTCTTTTTATCAGGTTGATGAATCCTTTAAGGATTTTACAATCATTTGTACAGCACCATCAAAAACATTTAATTTAGCTGCTTTACAGACTTCTAATATTGTGATTGCTGATGAACAAATGCGTGAAGCATTTGTGAAAGAAAAATTACTTTCAGGTATGAGTGATCCTAATATTTTTGGAATGGATGCATGTGAGGCTGCTTATACATATGGAGCTAAGTGGGTTGATGAATTACTAGATTATTTACAGGGAAATATTGATTTTATGAAAAACTTTTTTGCTAAGCGTCTTCCTGAGATTAAGGTTATTGATCCACAAGGTTTATATCTTGTTTGGGTAGATATGAGAAGTCTCGGAATGAATCATGATGAGTTAGAAGATTTTATGTTGAACAAGGCTTATTTATGGTTGGATGAAGGGTATATTTTTGGAACAGGTGGAGATGGTTTTGAGAGATTTAATGTCGCTTGTCCAAGAAGTATTTTACAACAGGCATTAGAACAATTAGAAACAGCAATTCATGAAAGAGCATAA
- the fba gene encoding class II fructose-1,6-bisphosphate aldolase, whose product MGLVSAKEMLDKAKAGHYAVGQFNINNLEWTKSILLTAEELKAPVILGVSEGAAKYMTGFKTVSAMVSAMVDSLGITVPVALHLDHGSYEGAKAALEAGFSSIMFDGSHYGIEENIEKTKEIVALCHAKGVSVEAEVGSIGGEEDGVVGKGEVADPKECKMIADLGIDFLAAGIGNIHGKYPANWEGLDFEALDAIQKETGTMPLVLHGGTGIPADMIKKAITLGVSKINVNTECQLYFQEATRKYIEAGKDLEGKGFDPRKLLAPGAAAIQECVKEKMELFGCINKA is encoded by the coding sequence ATGGGATTAGTTTCAGCTAAAGAAATGCTTGATAAAGCAAAAGCAGGTCACTATGCTGTTGGTCAATTTAACATCAACAACTTAGAATGGACAAAATCAATTTTATTAACTGCAGAAGAATTAAAAGCACCAGTTATTTTAGGAGTTTCTGAAGGAGCAGCTAAATACATGACTGGATTTAAAACTGTTTCTGCAATGGTAAGTGCAATGGTAGATTCATTAGGAATCACTGTACCAGTTGCTTTACACTTAGATCATGGTAGTTATGAAGGGGCTAAAGCTGCTTTAGAAGCAGGATTCTCTTCAATTATGTTTGATGGTTCTCATTATGGAATCGAAGAAAACATTGAAAAAACAAAAGAAATCGTTGCTTTATGCCATGCAAAAGGTGTATCAGTTGAAGCCGAAGTTGGTTCAATTGGTGGAGAAGAAGATGGTGTTGTTGGAAAAGGTGAAGTTGCCGATCCTAAAGAATGTAAAATGATTGCTGATTTAGGAATTGATTTCTTAGCAGCAGGTATTGGTAACATTCATGGTAAATATCCAGCTAACTGGGAAGGTTTAGATTTTGAAGCATTAGATGCTATTCAAAAAGAAACAGGAACAATGCCTTTAGTATTACATGGTGGTACTGGTATTCCAGCAGATATGATTAAAAAAGCAATTACTTTAGGAGTATCTAAAATCAATGTTAATACTGAATGTCAATTATATTTCCAAGAAGCTACACGTAAATATATTGAAGCAGGTAAAGATTTAGAAGGTAAAGGATTTGACCCTCGTAAATTATTAGCACCAGGTGCTGCTGCAATTCAAGAATGTGTAAAAGAAAAAATGGAATTATTTGGTTGCATTAATAAAGCTTAA
- a CDS encoding helix-turn-helix domain-containing protein: MIDLNQVLTFSEAAEKWGLANGNTLRKAVERKRFHDDEIRKSGDVWLTTYEAMQRVFGQPREQEAIISIEELSKHISETYYHQEKANQKLEKILKMMEQTIQNKKTVTIIASHQPPQTILRVLKTSDDLADFQKTLSRYFQSISVDLLNK, from the coding sequence GTGATAGACTTAAATCAGGTTTTAACATTTAGTGAAGCAGCAGAAAAATGGGGATTAGCCAATGGTAATACTTTACGAAAAGCAGTTGAAAGAAAAAGGTTTCATGATGATGAAATTCGTAAAAGTGGAGATGTTTGGTTAACAACATATGAAGCAATGCAAAGAGTTTTTGGACAACCCCGAGAACAAGAAGCTATTATTTCTATAGAAGAACTATCAAAACATATTTCTGAAACCTACTATCATCAAGAAAAAGCAAATCAAAAACTTGAAAAAATATTAAAAATGATGGAACAAACAATTCAAAATAAAAAAACTGTGACAATCATTGCTTCCCATCAACCCCCTCAAACAATTTTAAGAGTTTTAAAGACATCAGATGATTTAGCAGATTTTCAAAAAACTCTCAGTCGCTATTTCCAATCTATCTCAGTTGATCTTTTAAACAAATAA
- a CDS encoding PTS sugar transporter subunit IIB: MLVYICCSGGATSSLFCQSIGKASEKNVLVDHIFIILKDLENLLNTYDMILAYGPAELLNERSVQKYHLDQIIKSVWICPQSRYLKEGIYKALDPYDIPVHLVDMRAFGTMNGKKALEDIEASL; encoded by the coding sequence ATGTTAGTTTATATTTGTTGTTCAGGTGGAGCAACATCAAGTCTCTTTTGTCAATCTATTGGAAAAGCATCAGAAAAGAATGTTCTGGTTGACCATATTTTCATTATTTTAAAAGATTTAGAAAATCTTTTAAATACTTATGATATGATTTTAGCTTATGGTCCAGCAGAACTATTAAATGAACGTTCTGTTCAAAAATATCACTTGGATCAAATCATCAAAAGTGTTTGGATTTGTCCACAAAGTCGTTATCTCAAAGAAGGTATATACAAGGCTTTAGACCCTTACGATATTCCTGTACATCTTGTTGATATGCGTGCTTTTGGAACAATGAATGGGAAAAAGGCACTTGAGGATATCGAAGCAAGTTTATGA
- a CDS encoding alpha/beta hydrolase, whose translation MELYQVQSDSCQLQVYSVNPTNSQNAILFLHGGPGSGAKAIMDLPVFEQFNKNYHCLFFDQRGSGLSLYDLSKGLTVEQITSDVLQVVKDAKKRFHIEHLFLWGGSFGGLLACLCIQKFALEFDGVILSSPAITFSRQQSLDFYNRMKKQYTSRLGNALTQSEELPETYFSLPEVRQFILSESNPSNSLKHICAMSDWFYRYHFEGLFHNSSLPILIMQGKNDPICSFYNIDNELKQYHMHHIEYHLFENCDHEIFNDHPKAFINYIETFIRRILSC comes from the coding sequence ATGGAACTTTATCAAGTCCAATCAGATTCTTGTCAATTACAAGTTTATTCAGTCAATCCAACAAATAGTCAAAATGCTATTTTGTTTCTGCATGGTGGTCCTGGCAGTGGCGCAAAAGCAATCATGGACTTACCTGTATTTGAGCAATTTAATAAGAACTATCATTGCTTATTCTTTGATCAAAGAGGGAGTGGGCTTTCTCTCTATGATTTATCAAAAGGCTTAACAGTTGAACAAATCACATCTGATGTTTTACAGGTTGTCAAAGATGCCAAAAAAAGATTTCATATAGAGCATTTGTTTTTATGGGGTGGTTCTTTTGGAGGTCTTCTTGCATGTCTATGTATACAAAAATTTGCTTTAGAATTTGATGGTGTTATTTTAAGCAGCCCTGCCATTACATTTTCACGCCAGCAGTCCCTTGATTTTTACAATCGTATGAAAAAACAGTATACTTCTCGACTTGGTAATGCACTCACTCAAAGTGAGGAATTGCCAGAAACATATTTCTCTTTACCAGAAGTTCGTCAATTTATATTGAGTGAATCCAACCCCTCGAACTCATTAAAGCATATTTGTGCAATGTCCGATTGGTTTTATCGTTATCATTTTGAAGGATTATTTCATAATAGTTCTTTACCTATATTAATTATGCAAGGTAAAAATGATCCTATATGTTCATTTTATAATATTGATAATGAATTAAAACAATATCATATGCATCATATAGAATATCATTTATTTGAAAATTGTGATCATGAAATTTTTAATGATCACCCTAAAGCATTTATAAATTATATTGAAACATTTATAAGGAGGATATTATCATGTTAG
- a CDS encoding RrF2 family transcriptional regulator, whose product MISTKGRYALRVMIDLAEHDPDTYTPLKDIAKRQNISEKYLEIIIKVLSQARFVYGLRGKGGGYRLARHPRTYTVGSILKLTERSLAPVACLECSPNTCERAQTCKTLPMWQKLDQMIDEYFEGITLADLAGLTGDDYII is encoded by the coding sequence ATGATTTCAACAAAAGGTAGATATGCTTTACGTGTTATGATAGATTTAGCAGAACATGATCCCGATACATATACACCCTTAAAAGATATCGCAAAACGACAAAATATTTCTGAAAAGTATCTGGAAATTATTATTAAAGTCTTATCACAAGCGAGATTTGTTTATGGATTAAGAGGGAAAGGTGGCGGATATCGACTTGCTCGTCACCCTCGTACATATACAGTAGGAAGTATATTGAAGTTAACTGAGAGGAGTTTGGCTCCGGTGGCTTGTTTGGAATGTTCGCCTAATACTTGTGAACGTGCACAAACATGTAAAACTTTACCAATGTGGCAAAAGCTTGATCAAATGATTGATGAGTATTTTGAAGGTATAACATTGGCTGATTTAGCTGGTTTAACTGGAGATGATTATATTATTTAA
- a CDS encoding O-acetylhomoserine aminocarboxypropyltransferase/cysteine synthase family protein has protein sequence MTKQLRFETLQLHVGQEEADIATGARAVPIYATTSYVFESSQQAANRFALTEGGNIYTRLMNPTHDVFEQRIAALEGGVAALATASGSAAIDYAVRNIATVGDHIVASQSLYGGTYNLFANTLKEAGLTTTFVDSQSVEEFEQAIQENTKLIYLESLGNPNCDIVDLEKIADIAHRHGIPVIVDNTFATPYLFRPLEHGADIVVHSATKFIGGHGTVMGGVVIDGGHFDWNQNDKFPGITQPNPSYHGIVFSKACGNIAYIMKMRTTLMRDQGACLSPFHSFLLLQGLETLSLRVERHVENALKVVDYLKNHPLVKKVNHPSLSTGQQHELYNRYYPKGGGSIFTFELNGTQQQAKQLTESLHLFSLLANVADSKSLIIHPASTTHSQLSQKELLSVGITPTTIRLSIGTEHIDDIIEDLSQGFEKIEKGEKL, from the coding sequence ATGACAAAACAATTAAGATTTGAGACGTTACAGTTACACGTTGGACAGGAAGAAGCAGATATAGCAACTGGGGCAAGAGCAGTGCCTATTTATGCAACAACGTCGTATGTATTTGAAAGTAGTCAGCAGGCAGCTAATCGATTTGCATTAACGGAAGGTGGAAACATTTATACACGTTTGATGAATCCAACTCATGATGTTTTTGAACAAAGAATTGCAGCCTTAGAAGGTGGTGTAGCTGCACTTGCAACTGCTTCTGGCTCAGCCGCTATTGATTATGCAGTCAGAAATATTGCAACTGTTGGGGATCATATTGTTGCATCACAATCATTATATGGGGGAACATATAATTTATTTGCAAATACATTAAAAGAAGCCGGATTGACGACAACCTTTGTGGATAGTCAATCTGTAGAAGAATTTGAACAAGCTATTCAAGAGAATACAAAACTGATTTATTTAGAATCATTAGGAAATCCTAATTGTGATATTGTTGATTTAGAGAAAATCGCTGATATTGCTCATCGCCATGGTATTCCTGTGATTGTTGATAACACATTTGCAACACCATATTTATTCAGACCATTAGAACATGGAGCTGATATTGTTGTTCATTCAGCGACAAAATTCATTGGTGGACATGGAACAGTTATGGGTGGTGTTGTTATTGATGGGGGTCATTTTGATTGGAATCAGAATGATAAATTTCCAGGGATAACACAACCTAATCCATCATATCATGGTATTGTTTTTAGTAAAGCTTGTGGAAATATTGCATATATTATGAAAATGCGTACAACCTTAATGAGAGATCAGGGGGCTTGTCTTTCTCCTTTTCATTCATTTTTATTATTGCAAGGATTGGAAACATTATCATTAAGAGTAGAAAGACATGTTGAAAATGCATTGAAGGTTGTTGATTATCTTAAAAATCATCCATTGGTTAAAAAAGTTAATCATCCATCATTATCAACTGGACAACAACATGAATTGTATAATCGCTATTATCCAAAAGGTGGTGGATCAATCTTTACATTTGAATTAAATGGAACTCAACAACAAGCAAAACAATTGACTGAATCACTTCATTTGTTTTCATTACTTGCGAATGTTGCAGATTCAAAGTCATTGATTATCCATCCAGCTTCTACAACACATTCTCAATTAAGCCAAAAAGAATTATTATCAGTTGGGATTACTCCAACAACCATTCGTTTATCCATTGGAACAGAACACATTGATGATATTATAGAAGATTTAAGTCAAGGATTTGAAAAAATAGAAAAAGGAGAAAAATTATGA
- the cysK gene encoding cysteine synthase A yields MNIYQSADQLIGKTPLLELSHLEKKYQLEAHIFAKLEYFNPTGSVKDRIAKAMIDDAEERGHLTPGGVIIEPTSGNTGIGLASVGSARGYRVIIVMPETMSIERRQLIKAYGAEVVLTEGVKGMKGAILKAQELAKEIPHSYIPSQFENAANPKIHALTTGPEIWQDTEGQIDILVAGIGTGGTITGVGEYLKVQNEKIQVIAVEPKDSAILSTGKAGSHKIQGIGAGFVPEVLNTHIYDEVLTVTNDDAFQIGREIGKYEGVLVGISSGAAVYAAIQIAQRAENKGKNIVVILPDTGDRYLSTPLFQEETR; encoded by the coding sequence ATGAACATATATCAATCAGCCGATCAATTGATTGGAAAAACACCATTATTAGAATTATCACATTTAGAAAAGAAATATCAGTTAGAAGCACATATTTTCGCTAAGTTAGAATATTTTAATCCAACCGGAAGTGTTAAAGATCGTATTGCAAAAGCAATGATCGATGATGCTGAAGAAAGAGGACATCTTACACCAGGAGGTGTAATTATTGAACCGACATCTGGTAATACTGGGATTGGTTTAGCATCAGTAGGGAGTGCAAGAGGATATCGTGTTATCATTGTGATGCCAGAAACAATGAGTATTGAAAGACGTCAATTAATAAAAGCCTATGGTGCCGAAGTTGTTTTAACAGAAGGTGTTAAGGGAATGAAGGGGGCTATTTTAAAAGCACAAGAATTAGCTAAAGAAATTCCGCATAGTTATATACCTAGTCAATTTGAAAATGCAGCGAATCCAAAAATTCATGCCTTAACAACAGGACCAGAAATTTGGCAAGATACTGAAGGTCAGATAGATATATTGGTGGCTGGTATTGGAACTGGTGGAACCATTACAGGTGTTGGTGAATATTTGAAAGTCCAAAATGAAAAGATTCAAGTGATTGCTGTTGAACCTAAAGATTCAGCAATTTTATCTACTGGAAAAGCAGGTAGTCATAAAATTCAGGGAATAGGTGCTGGTTTTGTGCCAGAGGTTTTGAATACTCATATCTACGATGAGGTTTTGACTGTTACAAATGATGATGCTTTTCAAATAGGTCGTGAAATTGGAAAGTATGAAGGTGTTCTTGTAGGAATTTCATCAGGAGCTGCTGTTTATGCAGCTATTCAAATTGCACAAAGAGCAGAAAATAAAGGTAAGAATATTGTAGTCATATTACCAGATACTGGAGATCGTTATTTATCAACACCTTTATTTCAAGAAGAAACTCGATAA
- a CDS encoding glycoside hydrolase family 1 protein, with the protein MLRKDFLWGGAVTAHQSEGGYKEGGKVPAVCDLTPTGEFSDFKDGIDTYHRYQEDFDLYKEMGFNAYRFSIDWSRMMSDEGTYNEAGFAFYDQFIDALIERGMEPIPTLYHFEMPVYLYEKYNGFASRQVVDIFVELCKKIVDRYASKVQKWIIFNEQNGILQKGPKMFFGAVCPKDVNPQTFDNQIMHNTLIAHSLINEYIHQKGCQVLGMATVVQSYPETCHPLDTLESMKAQSEAYVFLDVFARGHYNSYYYANMQNEGTMPEILEGDLDILKKGVTDYLSISYYMSTISHYGEESLTNINDVVIKKNPYLEMSEFGWTIDPIGLRITLRQLYDRYEMPIYIVENGFGYDDQLNENNEIIDDYRIDYMRKHIGEMKKAVEEGVDCRGYLSWGPVDILSSRAQMKKRYGFIYVNRDNKDLKDMRRIKKKSFDWFKHVIASNGEEL; encoded by the coding sequence ATGCTAAGAAAAGATTTTTTATGGGGTGGAGCAGTTACTGCTCACCAAAGTGAAGGTGGATATAAAGAAGGTGGAAAAGTTCCAGCTGTTTGTGATTTAACACCAACTGGGGAATTTTCAGATTTTAAGGATGGTATAGATACTTACCATAGATATCAGGAAGATTTTGATCTGTATAAAGAAATGGGATTCAATGCTTATCGTTTTTCTATTGATTGGTCAAGAATGATGAGTGATGAAGGCACTTATAATGAAGCTGGTTTTGCATTTTATGATCAGTTTATTGATGCTTTAATTGAAAGAGGTATGGAGCCCATTCCAACTCTTTATCATTTTGAGATGCCAGTCTATTTATATGAAAAATATAATGGATTTGCAAGTCGTCAGGTGGTAGATATCTTTGTTGAGTTATGTAAGAAAATTGTTGATCGATATGCTTCTAAAGTTCAAAAATGGATTATTTTTAATGAACAAAATGGCATCTTACAAAAAGGACCTAAAATGTTTTTTGGAGCCGTTTGCCCTAAAGATGTCAATCCTCAAACCTTTGATAACCAAATTATGCATAATACTTTGATTGCTCATAGTTTAATTAATGAATATATACATCAAAAAGGATGTCAAGTGTTAGGAATGGCGACTGTTGTACAAAGTTATCCTGAAACTTGTCATCCATTAGATACATTAGAAAGTATGAAAGCACAAAGTGAAGCTTATGTTTTTTTAGATGTCTTTGCTAGAGGACATTATAATTCTTATTACTATGCAAATATGCAAAATGAGGGAACAATGCCTGAGATTCTTGAAGGTGATCTTGATATTCTTAAAAAAGGCGTGACGGATTATTTATCAATTAGTTATTATATGTCAACAATTTCTCACTATGGTGAAGAGAGTCTTACAAATATTAATGATGTTGTTATTAAAAAGAATCCTTATTTGGAAATGTCTGAATTTGGTTGGACAATTGATCCAATTGGTTTAAGAATTACATTACGTCAATTATATGATCGTTATGAAATGCCTATTTATATTGTTGAAAATGGTTTTGGATATGATGATCAGTTAAATGAAAATAATGAAATTATTGATGATTATCGTATTGATTATATGAGAAAACATATTGGAGAAATGAAAAAAGCTGTTGAGGAAGGTGTCGATTGTCGTGGTTATTTATCTTGGGGACCTGTAGATATTTTAAGTAGTCGTGCACAAATGAAAAAACGTTATGGTTTTATCTATGTCAATCGTGATAATAAAGATTTAAAGGATATGAGAAGAATCAAAAAGAAATCATTTGATTGGTTTAAACATGTTATCGCAAGTAATGGTGAAGAATTATAA
- a CDS encoding LacI family DNA-binding transcriptional regulator, producing MKTMKVTMKDIAKRLNISINAVSIALNDKVGVSEEMRLEILRTADEMGYINQKRQYLSVFSKSNLCILMQSYYADTGHFYSIVLHSIVEQAKTFGYFTILNYFEDDHFVIPECIVNRKVAGILIVGKISDVHLMTLKKNGIPIVLVDYTSLCTPCDCVLTHNKQGGYMMTSHIIEKGYQKIGFFGDLDYSFSFHDRFMGYRQSLIKNRIVNQEDIDDYIHRYSYVKGIEKHILSNNIIEIMKILSTKELPEVLVCANDSNAFAVMSALTQMGMKVPDDVSVVGFDDTPLCEKAIPKITTIQVQKKLMGEVAVSKLVDRIHRKETVTMTQLLSVKIVERDSLK from the coding sequence ATGAAAACAATGAAAGTGACAATGAAAGATATTGCTAAACGTTTAAATATTTCTATTAATGCAGTTTCTATTGCTTTAAATGATAAAGTGGGTGTAAGTGAAGAAATGCGTTTAGAAATATTAAGAACAGCTGATGAAATGGGATATATTAATCAAAAAAGACAATATCTTTCTGTCTTTTCAAAATCTAATTTATGTATCTTAATGCAAAGTTATTATGCTGATACAGGACATTTTTATTCTATTGTTTTGCATTCTATTGTGGAACAGGCAAAAACTTTTGGATACTTTACAATATTGAATTATTTTGAAGATGACCATTTTGTGATTCCTGAATGTATAGTGAATAGAAAAGTCGCAGGTATTTTGATTGTTGGAAAAATATCTGATGTTCATTTAATGACATTAAAAAAGAATGGTATTCCTATTGTATTGGTTGATTATACATCATTATGTACACCTTGTGATTGTGTTTTAACGCATAATAAACAAGGCGGTTATATGATGACAAGTCATATTATTGAAAAAGGTTATCAAAAGATAGGCTTTTTTGGTGATTTAGATTATTCTTTTAGTTTTCATGATCGTTTTATGGGATATCGTCAGTCTTTAATTAAGAATAGAATTGTCAATCAAGAGGATATTGATGACTATATTCATCGATATTCATATGTTAAAGGAATAGAAAAGCATATTCTTTCTAATAATATTATAGAAATTATGAAAATATTATCTACAAAAGAACTTCCTGAAGTTCTTGTATGTGCTAATGATTCAAATGCCTTTGCTGTGATGAGTGCTTTAACCCAAATGGGAATGAAAGTGCCTGATGATGTGAGTGTGGTAGGATTTGATGATACTCCTTTATGTGAAAAAGCAATACCAAAAATCACAACCATTCAAGTTCAAAAAAAATTAATGGGTGAAGTGGCTGTTTCAAAATTAGTAGATCGTATACATCGAAAAGAGACAGTTACAATGACACAATTATTAAGTGTAAAGATTGTTGAAAGAGATTCTTTGAAATAA